AGGTCCCAGGCCTTGCCCAGCCGCAGCGCCCCGCGAACCACCGGCGGCAGAAGGGAGACCGAGGCCCGCGCCAGGGCCCGGTGCAGGAACTTCGGGACGGACGGCGCGGCCTGGCCCGAGGTGATGATGCCGAGGAACTCGTCGACGATAGGGTGAGCCTCGAAGCGCGGGCTGAGCTTCTCCATCATGGCCATGAAGTCGGCGGTCGAGCGGATCGGGTTCTGCACCCCGTAGAGGGCGGCGATCGGCGCGCCCTCGCGATAGAAGCGGGTCTTGTCGGCCTCCGACACCGGGGTGACGAAGCGGTCGTAGGCGTTGAGGAAGCCGTAGGCGGCCGTCGCCGACACCCAGTCGAGCAGTTCGGGATCCAGCGCCTTGTAGGCCTCGCCCTTCGGCGTCTCGCCGGTGACGCGGCTGTGCATGTTGGTGACCCCCTGGATCACCCGGCGGGCGGCGCTGGCCGGGCCATAGCAGCCGACCATGGCCGCCACGCCGGTGCGCTTGGAGCGGCCGATGGGATCGGCCTTGTAGGTCGAGTGATCCCAGACCCCCGAGCGGATCCGCGCATCGGCGAACTCCAGCAGCACGGCGGCCACCCCGCCGATCGCCAGCGCGATGGGGTTCTTGTAGACGCGCCATTGCACCGAGGACGGATGAGCCAGGGCCATTTCGCCCTTGGGGCCTTTGAAGTCGATCTTCCAGCCGAGGTAGGAGGTCATGTCGAGCAAGGCGCGGCTCCAGCCGAAAACATATCGAATGATATAGATCATCGTGTATCGCCTGATAGCCTTCGCCGCAAGCCGATGGCATAGGAGGGGAATGTCGAGGATCGAGGGACAGGCGAGGGAGGTTTCGGGTTACGCCAAGGGCGAAGCGGCGCGCCTGCGTATTCTCGAGGCGGCGCTGGCGGCCTTCGGCGCCAGCGGCTTCAAGGGCGCCACCACCCGCCAGATCGCCGAGGCCGCCGGGGTCAACCTGCCGGCCCTGAAATACTATTTCGGCGGCAAGGAAGGCCTCTACCTGGCCTGCGCCGAGGAAATCGTCGAACGCTACCGCGCCCGCATGGTCGCGCCGGTCCTGCGGGCCCAGTCCATGCTGGAGGCCCGCCACACCCCGGACGAGGCCCGCGCCGCCCTCAAGACCGTCATCCGCGCCCTGGCCGACCAGATGATGGAAACCCGCGAGGCCGAAGCCTGGGCCGGCTTCGTGCTGCGCGAGATGACCGAGCCGGGCCCGGCTTTCGCCATCCTCTTCGACCAGGTCTGGGAGCCTGGTATCAACGTCGTCGGCTACATGATCGGGCTGGCCGGAGGCCTCGACTCCAGGGCCGCCCAGATCGAGGCCCTGCTGCTGATCTCCAGCCTGTCGGCCTTCGGCACGGCGCGGCCGGTCTCCCTGCAATCGCTCGGCTGGGACGACGTCGGCGGCGAGCGGTTCGAGACGGTGATGGCCAACCTCGAGCGCCGGATCGACGAACTGGGCCGCTGATCGGCGCCGATCGGTCGGTCGGTGGTTGCCAACCCGGCCTCATTCCCCTATACGCGCCGGCTTCCGCCCGTGGACTCGTCCATGGACGGTACCTGTCCGTGAACAGCGGGGCTGCGGGGTCACCACAGCCTTTATCCAGGAAGAGCCCTTCCTGACCGTTCGGAGACGGGGATGACAGTCGAGATTTCGCGCCGGCCTCAGCGATGAGCGCCCAGGGCGGGTCCGCTGCTTCCTTCGGACAGTTTTAGACGGCCAGAAGCTGGGGCTTGCCCTTGCCGACAGCCATGACCGGCGACCCGGGCAACCGGGACGTCATCCGAGTAGGAGACCGCAATGGACCGCGCTCAAAAGCAGGCGACGATCGATACGCTCAAGGGCGTTTTCGCCGACGCCGGCGCCGTGGTCGTGACCCACAACATGGGTCTGACCGTTGCGGAAATGACTGCACTGCGTGGCCGCCTTCGTGAAGAAGGCGCCAAGTTTCAGGTGGTGAAGAACACCCTGGCCATCAAGGCTCTGGTCGGTTCGGAATCGGAAGCGGGCTCCAGCCTGTTCACCGGCCCGTCCGCCGTCGCCTATGCGGCCGATCCGGTGTCCGCCGCCAAGGTCATCACCCAGTTCGCCAAGGAAAACGACAAGCTCGTCGTCATTGGCGGCATGATGGGTGCGACCGTGCTGGACGAGACTGGTGTCAAGGCGCTCGCCGCCCTGCCGTCGCTCGACCAGCTGCGTGGCAAGATCATCGGGCTCATCCAGGCTCCCGCGACCAAGGTCGCCGGCGTTCTGGCGGCCCCGGCTGGTCAGCTGGCGCGGGTGTTCAACGCCTACGCCACCAAAGACGCCGCGTAATCGCAAGTCATCTCCGCAAGAACCTCTCATCCCCGCAAGGGCACACACTAGGAACTGAAAATGTCGAAGCTTGAAAAGATCGCTGACGAACTGTCGGCCCTGACCGTCCTGGAAGCCGCTGAGCTCTCCAAGCTGCTCGAAGAAAAGTGGGGCGTCTCCGCCGCCGCTCCGGTGGCCATGGCCGCTGGCCCGGCCGCTGCCGCTCCGGCCGAAGCCGTTGAAGAGCAAACCGAGTTCACCGTTGTTCTGACCGCCGGTGGCGACAAGAAGATCAACGTGATCAAGGAAGTCCGTGGCGTCCGTCCGGACCTCGGCCTGAAGGAAGCCAAGGACCTGGTCGAAGGCGCTCCGCAGAACGTCGTCGAAAACGTCTCCAAGCAAGTCGCCGAAGAGATCGCCAAGAAGCTGACCGAAGCCGGCGCCACCGTCCAGGTGAAGTAAGCTTCGAACCAGCGCTTGCTGTTCGAACAGAGAGGGGCCCGCGGAGCAATCCGCGGGCCCTTTTTCTTATCCTCCCACGCGCAGCGGGGGAGGGGGACCGCGAAGCGGTGGAGGGGGCGAGGGCCGTGCGCAGGCACTCTGTCACTCGCCCCTTCCACCACCGGCTTCGCCGGCGGTCCCCCTTCCCCGTAAACGGGGAAGGATGGAGCCCTACTTCTCCCGGGCCGCTAGCAGATCCCCCAGCCGGTCCGGCGTGCCCTCGATCCGCTCCAGCCTCGGATAACGAAGGCCGCCGTTCCAGGCGATGTCGACGATGCGGTAGCGCTCGCTGTCCTTGACGATCAGCTGGATGGGCATCTTGCCGCCCTTGGCCCGGGTGATCGCGCTCTTCATGCGCCCTTCGCTGTAGGCCTCGCCATCGACGGCCACGACAGTCGCGCCGACCACCAGCCCCTGCTTGAAGGCCGGCCCGTCCCACTGCACCCCCTGGATCTCGCCAGAGGCTTTGAGGTTCAGACCGATCGAATAGGTGTAGTCGTGGCGCTTGGCGGCGGTGTCGGCGGCCTTCTGCAGGGCCGTCGGCGTCTCGGCGTAGGCCAGTTTCCAGCCACCCCGCTTGATGCCGTCCAGCGGCGCCGGCCGGCCGCGCCCTTCGATGCGCTCCTTCAGGAAGTTCGCCCAGTCGTAGGGGGTGACGGCGTTCAGGGTCGCGACCACGTCCTCGAAGACGTAGGTCCGGGGCACATAGGACCCGTCGTCGCCGCCGAAGAAGGCGCGGGCGAAGTCGTCCAGCGACTTCTTCCCGTCGGTGCGCTCGCGGATCAGGCTGTCGGCGTCCAGCCAGACCAGCAGGCCGTCGACATAGTAGTCCTCGTTGCGCTGCCAGCTGAGCCAGCCCTTGGGCTTGCGGGCGCTGATGATCGGATCGTTGGTGGTGTCGGCGATGTCGCGCCACTGGCGCCCGACCCGGTGGTCATAGGCCGCCGCCGTCATCGCCAGGTCATCGAGCGCCTGTTCGCGGGTGACCAGGCCCGAGCGGGCGGTCAGGATCACGCCCCAGAACTGGGTCTGGCCCTCGTAGACCCACATCAGGCTGTCGCGCATCGGGGTGGCGTAGTCGGGGGTCCACAGATCGGCGCCGCGCCGATACTTGCCGTTCCAGCTGTGGGTGTACTCGTGCGGCAGCAGGCCCCGGTTCGAGAGATTCTTGTCCCAGCTGGTGAAGTACTCCGGATCGCGGCCATTCTCGCTGGAGCGGTGGTGCTCCAGCCCGATGCCGCCCATGCGGTCGGTCAGGGCCAGCAGGAAGTCGTAGCGGTCATAGGGACGGGTTCCGAACAGCCGGTCGGCCTGGACGACGAGGTTGCGGTGCAGCCTGATCTGCTCCTCGCTGGCCTCCAGCAGTTCGGGCCGGTCGGCGACGATGTTCAGCTTCACCGGGCTGCGGCCGCCCGGATCGAGATCGAACTGGCGGTAGTAGCGGCCGGCGAACATCGGCGAGTCGACCAGGGTCTCGAAGCTGACGGTCTTGAAGCTGTGGACGTTGCCCTTGCTGGCGGCGGTATCGAGGGCGACGCCGTAGCCCCAGCCCTCCGGCAGGATGGCGGTGGCCTCGACCGGGATCTGGCGGGTGAACCAGCCGGCCGGATAGAAGGCAGTGGAGTTCCACTGCAGGTTCAGCATCTCGCGGGTCATGACGACGCGGCCCTGGTCGCCGGCCGTGGCCGACAGGAACTGGAACTCCAGCTCGACCTGCTTGGCGCCGGCCGGCACGTCGATGTGCAGGGCGAAAACCTCCACCGGGTCGCGTCGCCAGACCAGGGTCTTGCCGCCGGCGGTGATCTTCAGGCCGGCCACCTTTTCCAGCTCGCCGCGCGGGGCATGCTTGCCGGGCAGCCATTCGGGATAGAGCAGCACCATCGGCCCCGGGCCGGCGACGGGGATGGTCTGTTTCACCGTCATGATCCGGCGGTCGAGATCGGTGGCGTCGACGACCAGCTTCATCGTGCCGGGGTAGGGAACATCGCGGGCCGCCGGGATGGTGTTCTCGAAAGGCAGTGGCTGCGGCTGGGCGAGGGCGGGGCTGGCGCAGAGAAGCAGGGTGGCGGCGAGGAGGGGTCGGATCACGGCGATACTCGGATGTCACAAAAGCGGGCGGGCATAAGAGCCTCCCGATCCCGGCTGGGCAAGCGCCTGTCCTTCCTGGTGCGGAGGGAAGGCCCGTGCTGGTCGAAGCGGCCCACTATTATACCGCGTTCCCCGGGCGGAAGGGGCCGGCGCGGTTCTTGGCCGTTGAATTCATTGGCCGACCTGTGGCCGATCTGTTGGCCGAGGCGCGGGAACTGTAGCCTGGGCCGTAGGTCGGACTGTGGTCGGTTGTGGCCGCATGTAGGTCGGATGGTCGTCGCCCGGACCTACATTGGCGCGTTTCGCTTGCCGCACCCGCTGCGAGCCTCCGGAGGGCCCAAAATGGATATGTCTAGACATATTCATCCGGCTGGACGGCCAGGGCTCCGCAGGATGATCCGGAGCAGGCCGGCCTCGGAAGGGGCCGCTCACAGGCTGGATCGCCTCTTCAGAAGCCCGGGGCGGAAGAAAGGAAAGTCACCCCCGGCTTCAGCCCGATCCGGCCGCTTCGCAGGTGGGCTTCTCCGCCATGAGGGAAATGTCAAATTAAACTCCGCCTACCCCTTCCATTCGCTGTGGATTTGCCTTATCTCGCCCCTCTCGCGAAATTTCCGTCTTCTTTAGAGTCGCAATCTCGCGCGCGTGTATGCCCGATGGCCGGTCCGCCCACCCTGCGGACTCAAGCGAAGGGCGGCCCCGACGGACAGGGGCCTGTCAGCGTCCGGCGCAAGCCGAGGGTGGACGCGAAAGACATTCTACGCGTGGGGACCTCCCCTGCGCGCTTAAGGAAAAACATGGCGCACTCCTTCACCGGCAAGAAGCGGATCCGCAAATCGTTCGGCCGCATCCCCGAGGCCGTGCAGATGCCGAACCTCATCGAGGTTCAGCGGTCCTCGTACGAGCAGTTCCTCCAGCGCGAAGTCCGCCATGCGGACCGCCGCGACCAGGGCGTCGAAGCCGTCTTCAAGTCGGTCTTCCCGATCAAGGATTTCAACGAGCGCGCCGTGCTCGAGTACGTCTCCTACGAGTTCGAGGAGCCCAAGTACGACGTTGAAGAGTGCATTCAGCGCGACATGACCTTCGCCGCGCCGCTGAAGGTCAAGCTGCGCCTGATCGTGTTCGAGATGGAAGAAGAGACCGGCGCCAAGTCGGTCAAGGACATCAAGGAACAAGACGTCTACATGGGCGACATCCCGCTCATGACGGACAAGGGCACCTTCATCGTCAACGGCACCGAGCGGGTCATCGTCTCGCAGATGCACCGCTCGCCCGGCGTCTTCTTCGACCACGACAAGGGCAAGACCCACAGCTCGGGCAAGCTGCTGTTCGCCGCCCGGGTGATCCCGTACCGCGGTTCCTGGCTCGACTTCGAGTTCGACGCCAAGGACATCGTCTACGTCCGTATCGACCGCCGCCGCAAACTGCCCGCCTCCACCTTCCTGATGGCGCTGGGCATGGATGGGGAAGAGATCCTCACCACCTTCTACGACGTCGTCCCCTTCGAGAAGCGCACCGGCGCCGCCGAAGGCTGGGCCACCCCCTACAAGGCCGAGCGCTGGCGTGGTGTGAAGCCGGAATTCCCGCTGATCGACGCCGACACCGGCGAGGAAGTGGCCCCGGCCGGCACCAAGATCTCCGCCCGTAACGCCAAGAAGCTGGCCGACGGCGGCCTGAAGACCCTGCTGCTCGGTCCGGAGGCCCTGACCGGCCGTTACCTGGCCCGCGACGCCGTCAACTACGAAACCGGCGAGATCTACGCCGAGGCCGGCGACGAGCTGGACCCGACCGTGATCGAGGTTCTGGAAGCCCAGGGCCTGGCCACCATCGACGTGCTCGACATCGACCACGTCACGGTCGGCGCCTACATGCGCAACACCGTCCGCGTGGACAAGAACGTCACCCGCGAAGACGCCCTGTTCGACATCTACCGGGTCATGCGCCCGGGTGAGCCGCCGACGGTGGAAGCCGCCGAGGCCATGTTCCGCTCGCTGTTCTTCGATTCGGAGCGCTACGACCTGTCGTCGGTCGGCCGCGTGAAGATGAACATGCGCCTGGAGCAACAGACCGAGGACGACCTGCGCGTCCTGCGCAAGGAAGACGTCCTGGAAGTCCTGAAGGTCCTCGTGGGCCTGCGCGACGGCCGCGGCGAAATCGACGATATCGACAACCTCGGCAACCGCCGGGTCCGTTCGGTCGGCGAGCTGCTGGAAAACCAGTACCGCGTCGGTCTGCTGCGCATGGAACGCGCCATCAAGGAACGGATGTCGAGCGTCGACATCGACACCGTGATGCCGCACGACCTGATCAACGCCAAGCCGGCCGCGGCCGCGGTGCGTGAATTCTTCGGCTCCTCGCAGCTGTCGCAGTTCATGGACCAGACCAACCCGCTGTCGGAAATCACCCACAAGCGCCGTCTCTCGGCGCTTGGCCCGGGTGGTCTGACGCGGGAACGCGCGGGCTTCGAAGTCCGCGACGTTCACCCGACCCACTACGGCCGCATCTGCCCGATTGAAACGCCGGAAGGCCCGAACATCGGTCTGATCAACTCGCTCGCGACCCACGCGCGCATCAACAAGTACGGCTTCATCGAAAGCCCCTACCGCCGCGTGCTCGACGGCCGGCCTCAGGAAGAGGTCGTCTACATGTCGGCCATGGAAGAGGCCAAGCACGTCATCGCCCAGGCCAACATCTCCATCACCGATGGCGGCATCACCGATGATCTGGTCCCCGGCCGGACCAACGGCGAACCGGGCCTGCTGCAACGCGCCGACGTCGACCTGATGGACGTTTCGCCCAAGCAGGTCGTGTCGGTCGCCGCCGCGCTGATCCCCTTCCTCGAAAACGATGACGCCAACCGCGCCCTCATGGGTTCGAACATGCAGCGTCAGGCCGTGCCGCTCGTCCAGTCCGACGCCCCGCTCGTGGGCACCGGCATGGAAGACGTCGTGGCCCGCGATTCCGGCGCCGTGGTCATCGCCCGCCGCACCGGCGTGGTCGAGCAGATCGACGGCACGCGTATCGTTCTGCGCGCCACCAACGAAACCGACCCCACCAAGCCGGGCGTCGACATCTACCGCCTGTCGAAGTTCCAGCGTTCCAACCAGAACACCTGCATCAACCAGCGTCCGCTGGTGCGGGTGGGCGACAAGATCAACGCCGGCGACATCATCGCCGACGGCCCGTCGACCGACCTCGGTGAACTGGCTCTGGGCCGCAACGCCCTCGTCGCCTTCATGCCCTGGAACGGCTACAACTTCGAAGACTCGATCCTGATCTCCGAGCGGATCGTGCGCGATGACGTCTTCACCTCGATCCACATCGAGGAGTTCGAAGTCATGGCCCGCGACACCAAGCTGGGCCCGGAAGAGATCACCCGCGACATCCCCAACGTCGGCGAAGAAGCCCTTCGCAACATGGACGAAGCGGGCATCGTGGCGATCGGCGCCGAAGTCATGCCGGGCGACATCTTGGTCGGCAAGGTCACGCCCAAGGGCGAGAGCCCGATGACGCCGGAAGAAAAGCTCCTCCGCGCCATCTTTGGTGAAAAGGCCTCCGACGTTCGCGACACCAGCCTGCGCCTGCCCCCGGGCGTCGCCGGCACCGTCGTCGAAGTGCGGGTGTTCAACCGGCACGGCGTCGACAAGGACGAACGCGCCCTGGCGATCGAGCGGGCCGAAATCGACCGTCTGGGCAAGGACCGCGACGACGAGTTCGCCATCCTGAACCGCAACATGACCACGCGTCTGCGTGAACTGATCGTCGGCAAGGTCGCCGTCTCGGGTCCCAAGGGCCTGGGCCGCGGCGAGGTCACCGCCGACAAGCTGGGCGAAATCGCGCCGGGCCTGTGGTGGCAGATCGCCCTCGACGATGAGAAGGCCATGGGCGAGCTGGAGGCCCTGCGTCGCCAGTTCGACGAGGCCCGCAAGCGTCTGGACCGTCGCTTCGAGGACAAGGTCGACAAGCTGCAGCGCGGCGACGAACTGCCCCCCGGCGTGATGAAGATGGTCAAAGTGTTCGTGGCCGTGAAGCGCAAGCTTCAGCCCGGGGACAAGATGGCCGGCCGTCACGGCAACAAGGGGGTCATCTCCAAGATCCTGCCGATCGAGGACATGCCCCACCTGGCCGACGGCACCGCCGTCGACGTGGTGCTGAACCCGCTGGGCGTGCCCTCGCGCATGAACGTCGGCCAGATCTTCGAAACCCACCTGGGTTGGGCCGCCGCCGGTCTGGGCAAGCAGATCGCTGGTCTGCTGGAAGCCTGGCAGCACGGTGGCCAGAAGGCCGCCCTGATCGAGCGTCTGTCGGACATCTACGGTCCTGACGTGCCGCTGCCCGAGGAAGAGGAAGAGCTGGTCGAACTGGCCCGCAACCTCTCCAAGGGCGTGCCGTTCGCCACCCCGGTCTTCGACGGCGCCCACATCGGCGATATCGAGGATCTGCTGGAATCGGCGGGCCTGGCCCGTTCGGGTCAGTCGATCCTGTTCGACGGCCAGACCGGCGAGCAGTTCAAGCGTCCGGTCACGGTCGGCTACATCTACATGCTGAAGCTGCACCACCTGGTCGACGACAAGATCCACGCCCGCTCGATCGGCCCCTACAGCCTGGTCACCCAGCAGCCGCTGGGCGGCAAGGCCCAGTTCGGCGGTCAGCGCTTCGGGGAAATGGAAGTGTGGGCGCTCGAAGCCTACGGCGCCGCCTACACCCTGCAGGAAATGCTGACGGTGAAGTCGGACGACGTGGCCGGACGGACCAAGGTCTACGAAAGCATCGTCCGCGGCGACGACACCTTCGAGGCCGGCATTCCGGAAAGCTTCAACGTGCTGGTCAAGGAAATGCGGTCGCTCGGCCTCAACGTCGAGCTGGAGAACGGGTGAGCTAAATAACTGTCATCCCGGCCGCAGCGTAGCGGAGAGCCGGGACCCAGAGCGGCAGCCGCCCCTGGGGCCCGGATCGCCCCTTCGGGTCGTCCGGGATGACGGAAAATTTGCAGCCCATCCGTTTTTAAATTTTTCGCGGGTCATCCCGCACTGAGGCAATGATGAACCAGGAAGTCCTGAACATCTTCAATCCGGTCCAGGCCGCTCCGACCTTTGACCAGATCCGTATCGCGCTCGCCAGCCCGGAGAAGATCCGCAGCTGGTCGTTCGGCGAGATCAAGAAGCCGGAAACCATCAACTACCGCACGTTCAAGCCCGAGCGTGACGGCCTGTTCTGCGCCCGTATCTTTGGCCCGACCAAGGACTACGAATGCCTGTGCGGCAAGTACAAGCGCATGAAGTACAAGGGCATCATCTGCGAAAAGTGCGGCGTCGAGGTCACCCTGGCCCGCGTCCGTCGCGAGCGGATGGGCCACATCGAGCTGGCCAGCCCGGTCGCCCACATCTGGTTCCTGAAGTCCCTGCCCAGCCGCATCGCCATGATGCTGGACATGCCGCTGAAGGACATCGAGCGGGTCCTCTACTTCGAGCACTACATCATCACCGAGCCGGGCCTCACCCCGCTGAAGCAGCACCAGCTGCTGAGCGAGGATGAGTTCGTGCGCTTCCAGGACGAGTTCGGCGACGACAGCTTCAGCGCCGAGATCGGCGCCGAGGCCATCTTCGGCCTGCTCAAGGGCATCGACCTGCCCAAGGAAGCCGAGCGTCTGCGTGAAGAGCTGGCCGTGGCCACCTCCGAGATCAAGCAGAAGAAGGCCTCCAAGCGCCTGAAAATCATCGAGGCCTTCATCGAGTCCGGCAACAAGCCAGAGTGGATGATCCTGACGGTCGTGCCGGTCATCCCGCCGGAACTGCGCCCGCTGGTGCCGCTGGACGGTGGTCGTTTCGCGACCTCCGACCTGAACGACCTCTATCGTCGGGTCATCAACCGCAACAACCGCCTGAAGCGCCTGATCGAGCTGCGCGCCCCCGACATCATCATCCGCAACGAAAAGCGGATGCTGCAGGAGTCGGTCGACGCCCTGTTCGACAACGGCCGTCGCGGCCGGGTCATCACCGGCGCCAACAAACGACCCTTGAAGTCCCTCGCCGACATGCTGAAGGGCAAGCAGGGCCGCTTCCGCCAGAACCTGCTCGGCAAGCGGGTCGACTACTCGGGCCGTTCGGTCATCGTGGTTGGTCCCGACCTGAAGCTGCACGAGTGCGGCCTGCCCAAGAAGATGGCGCTCGAGCTGTTCAAGCCGTTCATCTACTCGCGCCTGGACGCCAAGGGCCTTTCCGGCACCGTCAA
The nucleotide sequence above comes from Caulobacter sp. NIBR1757. Encoded proteins:
- a CDS encoding peptidase M61 translates to MIRPLLAATLLLCASPALAQPQPLPFENTIPAARDVPYPGTMKLVVDATDLDRRIMTVKQTIPVAGPGPMVLLYPEWLPGKHAPRGELEKVAGLKITAGGKTLVWRRDPVEVFALHIDVPAGAKQVELEFQFLSATAGDQGRVVMTREMLNLQWNSTAFYPAGWFTRQIPVEATAILPEGWGYGVALDTAASKGNVHSFKTVSFETLVDSPMFAGRYYRQFDLDPGGRSPVKLNIVADRPELLEASEEQIRLHRNLVVQADRLFGTRPYDRYDFLLALTDRMGGIGLEHHRSSENGRDPEYFTSWDKNLSNRGLLPHEYTHSWNGKYRRGADLWTPDYATPMRDSLMWVYEGQTQFWGVILTARSGLVTREQALDDLAMTAAAYDHRVGRQWRDIADTTNDPIISARKPKGWLSWQRNEDYYVDGLLVWLDADSLIRERTDGKKSLDDFARAFFGGDDGSYVPRTYVFEDVVATLNAVTPYDWANFLKERIEGRGRPAPLDGIKRGGWKLAYAETPTALQKAADTAAKRHDYTYSIGLNLKASGEIQGVQWDGPAFKQGLVVGATVVAVDGEAYSEGRMKSAITRAKGGKMPIQLIVKDSERYRIVDIAWNGGLRYPRLERIEGTPDRLGDLLAAREK
- a CDS encoding oxygenase MpaB family protein, giving the protein MIYIIRYVFGWSRALLDMTSYLGWKIDFKGPKGEMALAHPSSVQWRVYKNPIALAIGGVAAVLLEFADARIRSGVWDHSTYKADPIGRSKRTGVAAMVGCYGPASAARRVIQGVTNMHSRVTGETPKGEAYKALDPELLDWVSATAAYGFLNAYDRFVTPVSEADKTRFYREGAPIAALYGVQNPIRSTADFMAMMEKLSPRFEAHPIVDEFLGIITSGQAAPSVPKFLHRALARASVSLLPPVVRGALRLGKAWDLSPTDIIALKLAGKLADRVVPPNAPHTDACLRLGLPADFLYRKPAVQQRLLEAAGLAGDVAKAA
- the rplJ gene encoding 50S ribosomal protein L10, yielding MDRAQKQATIDTLKGVFADAGAVVVTHNMGLTVAEMTALRGRLREEGAKFQVVKNTLAIKALVGSESEAGSSLFTGPSAVAYAADPVSAAKVITQFAKENDKLVVIGGMMGATVLDETGVKALAALPSLDQLRGKIIGLIQAPATKVAGVLAAPAGQLARVFNAYATKDAA
- the rplL gene encoding 50S ribosomal protein L7/L12 produces the protein MSKLEKIADELSALTVLEAAELSKLLEEKWGVSAAAPVAMAAGPAAAAPAEAVEEQTEFTVVLTAGGDKKINVIKEVRGVRPDLGLKEAKDLVEGAPQNVVENVSKQVAEEIAKKLTEAGATVQVK
- a CDS encoding CerR family C-terminal domain-containing protein, whose product is MSRIEGQAREVSGYAKGEAARLRILEAALAAFGASGFKGATTRQIAEAAGVNLPALKYYFGGKEGLYLACAEEIVERYRARMVAPVLRAQSMLEARHTPDEARAALKTVIRALADQMMETREAEAWAGFVLREMTEPGPAFAILFDQVWEPGINVVGYMIGLAGGLDSRAAQIEALLLISSLSAFGTARPVSLQSLGWDDVGGERFETVMANLERRIDELGR
- the rpoB gene encoding DNA-directed RNA polymerase subunit beta; translated protein: MAHSFTGKKRIRKSFGRIPEAVQMPNLIEVQRSSYEQFLQREVRHADRRDQGVEAVFKSVFPIKDFNERAVLEYVSYEFEEPKYDVEECIQRDMTFAAPLKVKLRLIVFEMEEETGAKSVKDIKEQDVYMGDIPLMTDKGTFIVNGTERVIVSQMHRSPGVFFDHDKGKTHSSGKLLFAARVIPYRGSWLDFEFDAKDIVYVRIDRRRKLPASTFLMALGMDGEEILTTFYDVVPFEKRTGAAEGWATPYKAERWRGVKPEFPLIDADTGEEVAPAGTKISARNAKKLADGGLKTLLLGPEALTGRYLARDAVNYETGEIYAEAGDELDPTVIEVLEAQGLATIDVLDIDHVTVGAYMRNTVRVDKNVTREDALFDIYRVMRPGEPPTVEAAEAMFRSLFFDSERYDLSSVGRVKMNMRLEQQTEDDLRVLRKEDVLEVLKVLVGLRDGRGEIDDIDNLGNRRVRSVGELLENQYRVGLLRMERAIKERMSSVDIDTVMPHDLINAKPAAAAVREFFGSSQLSQFMDQTNPLSEITHKRRLSALGPGGLTRERAGFEVRDVHPTHYGRICPIETPEGPNIGLINSLATHARINKYGFIESPYRRVLDGRPQEEVVYMSAMEEAKHVIAQANISITDGGITDDLVPGRTNGEPGLLQRADVDLMDVSPKQVVSVAAALIPFLENDDANRALMGSNMQRQAVPLVQSDAPLVGTGMEDVVARDSGAVVIARRTGVVEQIDGTRIVLRATNETDPTKPGVDIYRLSKFQRSNQNTCINQRPLVRVGDKINAGDIIADGPSTDLGELALGRNALVAFMPWNGYNFEDSILISERIVRDDVFTSIHIEEFEVMARDTKLGPEEITRDIPNVGEEALRNMDEAGIVAIGAEVMPGDILVGKVTPKGESPMTPEEKLLRAIFGEKASDVRDTSLRLPPGVAGTVVEVRVFNRHGVDKDERALAIERAEIDRLGKDRDDEFAILNRNMTTRLRELIVGKVAVSGPKGLGRGEVTADKLGEIAPGLWWQIALDDEKAMGELEALRRQFDEARKRLDRRFEDKVDKLQRGDELPPGVMKMVKVFVAVKRKLQPGDKMAGRHGNKGVISKILPIEDMPHLADGTAVDVVLNPLGVPSRMNVGQIFETHLGWAAAGLGKQIAGLLEAWQHGGQKAALIERLSDIYGPDVPLPEEEEELVELARNLSKGVPFATPVFDGAHIGDIEDLLESAGLARSGQSILFDGQTGEQFKRPVTVGYIYMLKLHHLVDDKIHARSIGPYSLVTQQPLGGKAQFGGQRFGEMEVWALEAYGAAYTLQEMLTVKSDDVAGRTKVYESIVRGDDTFEAGIPESFNVLVKEMRSLGLNVELENG